One genomic region from Parerythrobacter aestuarii encodes:
- a CDS encoding eCIS core domain-containing protein, translated as MSARPHSPARHTGRRKKGRRGRNTEGVAPQVGVGKGMPRYLAKPRASEADVSSASEKEARAGHGHEVSEAPVATPLGTAAAQAMQASPDAGRPLGARERSKTEGRLGEDFSDVRVTEDSPLAGAFGANAMTYGNAIHLAPGRSLTADLADHELTHVAQQRQFGASAAQFDMSINAPGEDTGLGLFDVSLTTGSRTRGGVTSHGMEAQFGFMPHAEAPYSNRIGLVQTVDMERVNQPGQPDYVWTGDESNREHVKTPEGTNVDMLHGELPAERNSEPWYWTGFPTEDPEDPANDQRFGWNRSPTDRHSAHLYDFPKSSFPLRYTFETVALGRDNQTAYGAVRWGFETDGATGTSNEWFDVTRVFQSGSEEDYRSDVFDDALSEFREFYTHEPIIIYFGYNESMPTDSEFGKMGDVASFMTENPEAQIRLAASADMQGGDGPGNRQLALDRMNAVHTYLLQLGISEDRIIRDEANASASRAQGSSDPAFRDTEGSYQANRRVTLTFENTASMPP; from the coding sequence GTGAGCGCTCGCCCGCACTCCCCCGCGCGACACACCGGTCGTCGCAAGAAGGGGCGGCGCGGACGCAACACTGAAGGCGTCGCCCCGCAGGTGGGCGTCGGCAAGGGAATGCCGCGTTACCTTGCCAAGCCCCGTGCCAGCGAAGCGGACGTGTCGTCGGCGTCGGAAAAGGAAGCCCGCGCAGGGCATGGGCATGAGGTGAGCGAAGCGCCGGTTGCGACGCCCCTTGGGACAGCGGCCGCGCAAGCGATGCAAGCCAGCCCCGACGCCGGTCGCCCGCTGGGAGCGCGCGAGCGTTCAAAGACCGAAGGTCGACTGGGGGAGGATTTCTCCGATGTCCGGGTGACGGAGGACAGCCCGCTGGCCGGCGCCTTCGGCGCCAATGCCATGACTTACGGCAACGCCATCCACCTTGCGCCGGGCCGAAGCCTGACAGCAGACCTTGCCGATCACGAGCTGACCCACGTCGCCCAACAGCGCCAGTTTGGTGCCAGTGCGGCGCAGTTCGATATGAGCATCAATGCGCCTGGCGAAGACACCGGTCTTGGCCTGTTCGATGTCTCTCTAACGACCGGCTCCCGGACCAGAGGCGGCGTAACCAGCCACGGGATGGAAGCGCAATTCGGCTTCATGCCCCATGCCGAAGCGCCTTATTCGAACCGCATCGGACTGGTGCAAACCGTTGATATGGAACGGGTCAATCAGCCCGGCCAGCCCGACTATGTCTGGACAGGAGACGAATCCAATCGTGAACATGTGAAGACACCGGAAGGCACGAACGTCGACATGCTGCACGGTGAGCTCCCTGCAGAACGCAATTCGGAGCCTTGGTACTGGACTGGCTTTCCGACCGAGGACCCCGAGGATCCTGCGAACGATCAGCGCTTCGGCTGGAACCGCTCTCCAACCGATCGGCATTCGGCGCATCTTTACGACTTTCCGAAATCGAGCTTCCCGCTGCGCTACACTTTCGAAACTGTGGCCCTCGGGCGGGACAACCAGACCGCATATGGCGCTGTCCGCTGGGGGTTCGAGACCGACGGAGCGACCGGGACCAGCAACGAATGGTTCGACGTCACCCGCGTCTTCCAATCGGGATCGGAAGAGGACTATCGGTCTGACGTGTTCGACGATGCATTGTCGGAATTCCGTGAATTTTACACGCACGAACCGATCATCATCTACTTCGGGTACAATGAGTCGATGCCGACCGACAGCGAGTTCGGCAAAATGGGCGATGTCGCCAGCTTCATGACAGAGAATCCCGAAGCACAAATCCGCCTGGCGGCCTCTGCCGACATGCAAGGCGGCGATGGGCCCGGAAACCGCCAGCTCGCGCTTGACCGGATGAACGCGGTCCATACTTACCTGCTGCAGCTGGGAATCTCCGAAGACCGGATCATCAGGGATGAGGCCAACGCCAGCGCCTCGCGCGCGCAGGGGAGCAGCGATCCGGCCTTCCGCGACACCGAGGGTAGCTACCAGGCCAATCGCCGGGTCACGCTGACCTTCGAGAACACCGCGAGCATGCCGCCATGA
- a CDS encoding ATP-binding protein encodes MATDPAPIQAQLAPTMAELALGLLGAALPDGSEDSPETTYLKRARARIGGNHAASFAAANAREADGPLGRVASALGLSPQERAAIGLALAVECDPMAGRCVTYLQSPVGGSRPTHGLLASILAPLAGGQSDLAALATGPAIRAGLLRMDDAGPIPERAIWLSDPMVACLSSAAVQWPGLTEQAQAINPAWPQSLADALEPVARGIEEQPGTLLVLRSLSRGDRREVAARLANSTGKTAALFDLDSTDTAGLGPFLVAANLLPVFETDVPPGEFRALPTLAGYAGPVLVCMGPEGSVGDNARATNEWHLPLPQPEERARLWREGFSDEALCVELGREHLQSAGRIAEICRYARTEAVIRGLEKPDKAALRAAIWSSEGAGLGSLAQPITDVIADDSMITTPALERELSHLVARCRAREKLTDNLGGALQARYKTGVRSLFAGPSGTGKTLAASWLAGKLMLPIYRVDLAAVSSKYIGETEKNLAALLAKAEEQDLVLLFDEADSLFGKRTDISDSNDRFANAQTNYLLQRIETFSGIVILTSNAKNRFDEAFTRRIDAIVDFNQPEVEERYALWLAHLGSAHALSGSELSRLAAFADLTGGHIRNVVLMAAVLARAKDGVIDYLLILEALRSEYRKLGLTVPSELAVARKVA; translated from the coding sequence ATGGCGACTGATCCGGCCCCCATCCAGGCGCAATTGGCGCCGACCATGGCCGAACTGGCGCTGGGCCTGCTTGGTGCCGCCTTGCCCGACGGGAGCGAGGATTCTCCTGAAACGACCTATCTGAAGCGCGCTCGCGCCCGAATCGGCGGCAACCATGCCGCCAGCTTCGCGGCTGCCAATGCCCGCGAAGCCGACGGCCCGCTTGGACGGGTTGCCTCAGCGCTGGGCCTGTCGCCGCAGGAACGCGCGGCGATCGGGCTCGCGCTTGCCGTCGAATGCGATCCCATGGCCGGGCGCTGCGTCACCTATCTCCAGTCGCCGGTCGGCGGCTCGCGTCCGACCCATGGCCTGTTGGCCAGCATCCTTGCCCCGCTTGCTGGGGGGCAATCCGATCTCGCTGCACTAGCCACCGGTCCTGCTATCCGTGCCGGCCTGCTGCGGATGGATGACGCCGGACCCATCCCGGAGCGCGCCATCTGGCTGAGCGATCCGATGGTCGCCTGCCTGTCGAGCGCCGCAGTGCAGTGGCCAGGATTGACTGAGCAGGCGCAGGCCATCAATCCTGCCTGGCCGCAGAGCCTGGCTGATGCGCTCGAGCCGGTTGCCCGCGGGATCGAGGAGCAACCCGGCACTCTGCTGGTCCTGCGCAGCCTGTCACGAGGGGACCGCCGCGAAGTCGCCGCCCGACTGGCAAACTCCACCGGCAAGACCGCCGCCCTGTTCGATCTCGACAGCACCGACACGGCGGGCCTCGGACCCTTTCTCGTTGCCGCCAACCTGCTGCCCGTGTTCGAAACCGATGTGCCGCCGGGCGAATTCCGCGCCCTGCCGACGCTGGCGGGATATGCTGGACCGGTTCTGGTCTGCATGGGCCCTGAAGGCTCTGTCGGGGACAACGCGCGAGCGACAAACGAATGGCACCTGCCACTTCCACAGCCGGAGGAGCGGGCCAGGTTATGGCGCGAAGGCTTCAGCGACGAAGCGCTGTGCGTCGAGCTAGGCCGCGAGCATCTGCAAAGTGCCGGCCGGATCGCGGAAATCTGCCGCTATGCCCGGACCGAGGCCGTCATTCGCGGGCTGGAGAAGCCGGACAAGGCAGCATTGCGAGCGGCGATCTGGTCGTCCGAAGGGGCCGGACTGGGTTCGCTGGCGCAGCCGATCACCGATGTCATCGCCGATGACAGCATGATCACTACACCCGCGCTCGAACGCGAACTCAGCCACTTGGTGGCCCGCTGCCGTGCGCGCGAGAAACTGACCGACAATCTCGGCGGGGCGCTGCAGGCGCGCTACAAGACCGGGGTCCGGTCGCTCTTCGCGGGACCTTCCGGCACCGGCAAGACGCTCGCCGCCAGCTGGCTGGCGGGCAAGCTAATGCTGCCGATCTACCGCGTCGACCTTGCCGCAGTGAGTTCCAAATACATCGGCGAGACGGAGAAAAACCTCGCCGCACTGCTCGCCAAGGCGGAGGAGCAGGACCTGGTGCTGCTGTTCGACGAAGCGGATTCGCTGTTCGGCAAGCGCACCGACATCTCCGACAGCAACGACCGCTTTGCCAATGCGCAGACCAACTACCTGCTGCAACGGATCGAAACCTTCAGCGGGATCGTGATCCTTACCTCCAATGCCAAGAACCGGTTCGACGAGGCCTTTACTCGCCGGATCGACGCCATTGTGGACTTCAACCAGCCCGAAGTGGAAGAGCGCTATGCCCTGTGGCTGGCGCATCTGGGCAGCGCCCATGCGCTGAGCGGCTCGGAACTCAGCCGCCTTGCCGCCTTCGCCGATCTTACGGGCGGACACATCCGCAATGTCGTGCTGATGGCGGCTGTGCTGGCCCGCGCCAAGGACGGCGTGATCGACTACCTGCTGATCCTCGAGGCATTGCGCTCCGAATACCGCAAGCTCGGGCTGACTGTCCCGTCGGAGCTGGCGGTGGCGAGGAAGGTCGCGTGA
- a CDS encoding type IV pilus assembly protein FimV, whose product MMHEGARIEHLRVKAHGRRGIPMVQSAIEDAFRTELSAAGPAVRRGLLVIRHIDFGPIGSRQDQLAIKRRLAAILRDAARHAVIPPENGEVQQEAVLFPDPLDPHLAVFRAMARDKPVPRSWPYRAVLGETLFARPERIFEAIVTGQLAMAQAGPALRRLLPELGAQLPAYLRRLPAATAAAILWALTNGAAGLGRVAHPSTLPKLEALASDLALVLRDPVSALSMTSARPADLPDHQTLAILFALALSECGRAASPERVAAVTDLVRYWAEAGRSSTFPPLPLARLAAHLGAMAARPASPDAPADARTGATTLEALIAKVVADASVEPAPGSGTARPASMPSRQADAERPARAQSQAEIAADPEPAPITGFEPTRHAGIGYAIALIERVFGSWLNRPEHLAQATGQMLLRRMLERLDPHVEDPALCFLDALGEAPESADTPCAFQLLPSMLLDTAQAIRIHPVTGHPGWRVAMQGRLILAAWHGRAGPATRSLLAGRHRVERGSPRAFSQEAMLASCELGLRRLLRNGPHLRIAQLLRRHGTLAHSPTHLDIAFDAGVIDLTIRRWALDVSPGWCAWLWRVVTIHYDFGEQDGD is encoded by the coding sequence ATGATGCATGAGGGCGCGCGCATCGAACACTTGCGCGTGAAGGCGCACGGGCGGCGCGGCATCCCGATGGTGCAAAGCGCGATCGAGGATGCGTTCCGGACCGAGCTGTCGGCCGCAGGCCCGGCGGTGCGCCGCGGGCTGCTGGTCATTCGCCATATCGATTTCGGCCCGATCGGGTCGCGGCAGGACCAGCTGGCGATCAAGCGCAGGCTCGCCGCGATCCTGCGCGACGCGGCCCGCCATGCCGTGATCCCGCCGGAGAATGGCGAGGTACAGCAGGAAGCTGTCCTGTTCCCTGACCCGCTCGACCCCCATCTGGCGGTGTTCAGGGCGATGGCCCGGGACAAGCCGGTTCCCCGATCCTGGCCCTATCGCGCTGTTCTGGGGGAAACGCTGTTTGCCCGGCCCGAGCGCATTTTCGAAGCCATCGTCACGGGGCAACTGGCCATGGCGCAGGCCGGCCCGGCGCTGCGCAGGCTGCTGCCGGAACTGGGCGCACAGCTGCCCGCCTATCTGCGCCGGCTTCCCGCCGCCACAGCTGCCGCCATCCTCTGGGCCTTGACGAACGGCGCAGCGGGATTGGGCCGGGTGGCTCATCCATCCACTCTGCCGAAGCTCGAAGCGCTCGCAAGCGATCTCGCACTTGTGCTGCGAGATCCTGTCAGCGCGCTTTCCATGACGAGCGCCAGGCCCGCAGACCTGCCCGACCATCAGACCCTGGCGATCCTCTTCGCACTGGCGCTGAGCGAGTGCGGGCGCGCCGCCAGCCCTGAACGGGTCGCAGCGGTCACGGACCTCGTGCGATACTGGGCCGAGGCCGGTCGCAGCAGCACCTTCCCGCCGCTGCCGCTCGCACGCCTTGCCGCCCATTTGGGCGCGATGGCAGCAAGGCCCGCCTCGCCGGACGCACCCGCCGACGCCCGAACCGGCGCAACGACCCTCGAAGCTCTAATCGCCAAGGTGGTTGCCGATGCCTCTGTCGAGCCCGCTCCCGGTTCTGGCACGGCCCGCCCGGCAAGCATGCCGTCGCGCCAAGCCGATGCCGAAAGACCGGCCCGGGCGCAGTCTCAGGCAGAGATCGCTGCGGACCCCGAACCCGCCCCGATCACCGGCTTCGAGCCGACCCGCCACGCCGGGATCGGTTATGCCATCGCACTAATCGAGCGAGTGTTCGGCAGCTGGCTCAACCGGCCCGAGCATCTCGCCCAAGCGACCGGGCAAATGTTGCTGCGGCGCATGCTCGAACGGCTCGATCCGCATGTCGAGGATCCCGCGCTGTGTTTTCTCGACGCGCTGGGAGAAGCTCCCGAGAGCGCCGATACGCCATGCGCCTTCCAGCTCTTGCCCTCGATGCTGCTGGACACCGCCCAGGCGATCCGCATCCACCCAGTCACCGGCCATCCCGGCTGGCGCGTGGCGATGCAGGGGCGGCTGATCCTTGCCGCCTGGCACGGGCGCGCAGGCCCGGCAACACGCTCGCTTCTTGCCGGCAGGCACCGGGTCGAACGCGGATCGCCCCGCGCCTTCTCACAGGAAGCCATGCTCGCCAGCTGCGAGCTCGGACTGCGCCGTCTCCTCCGCAACGGTCCGCACTTGCGGATAGCCCAGTTGTTGCGCCGCCATGGCACGCTAGCGCATTCGCCAACGCATCTCGACATCGCCTTCGATGCCGGCGTGATCGACCTCACCATCCGGCGCTGGGCGCTCGATGTCAGTCCGGGCTGGTGCGCCTGGCTGTGGCGGGTGGTGACGATCCACTACGATTTTGGAGAGCAGGATGGCGACTGA
- a CDS encoding phage tail protein: MDANGHRFWMLAEPDDFDLSDGTCQFSNDCLHLSGDIAIPKLAQARREAGFASALPPVAVGHFDDWAVYDRTVPFGTAPGSILAATNGGELSPIIGLPASARVRDMCVDEEGVLRIAGRMTVGEEGLFFVDLRGRWADPVAILIDGTAPDRVAGRWLMERNTGRLWREAGAGLADLAVRSYADHIFRPDPEYANPLRLEEQDPVELVGTERIFDCAARADGTLAVLVVGSGPSKKSMIEFIPLRGERLRLDVQLSGFASSIGWIDQDRIALTYPGSRRVVVVEVSEGENPALSVEPNRTPLIQPGSARICRGTVTPAHVVHFAEGEDRPLAHPRALQALSMPSYRNEGTAIASATIRAEQSATVWHRLVFEGELPAGTGIAIDLQVANREEDLDAAASHTHYAGEIAIPPGAPRLAWLDLASEIPLHPGMIHGAREKNRAGCFSGLVQNGETASREVKGRFARITVRLFGTGQASPAIAAIRLYASRFSLVSNYLPTVFKPPIDPAERATPGDAHPLDFLDRYTANFERALTTMEDRVAAAPALTDPMAAPSEALDWLAGWIGLVMKSGLGERQRRVMIANGMRLHRRRGTLPGLNLALDIATEGQVGSGGIVAIEDFRLRRVLATILGADLGTAYDPLLAGPVESGNSFVGNTLHLADAEEIKEGQAMLSAEQQVEIAALYRAPTDPDKLDEVRDFFAQLAWRLTVLVHHEVDEAQLGLIREIAAQMTPAHVQLRVERASKPLILGLYSLLGVDSYLRPRPGTSPIIVDHSKLGVTDQILALPSLDPAADYGGPQS; this comes from the coding sequence ATGGACGCCAACGGGCATCGCTTCTGGATGCTGGCTGAGCCGGACGACTTCGATCTGTCCGATGGCACCTGCCAGTTCTCGAACGATTGCCTGCACCTGTCCGGCGATATCGCCATCCCCAAGCTCGCCCAGGCCCGCAGGGAAGCAGGCTTCGCGAGCGCGCTGCCCCCAGTTGCCGTTGGGCACTTCGACGATTGGGCCGTCTATGATCGCACTGTCCCTTTCGGCACGGCGCCTGGTTCCATTCTTGCAGCTACCAACGGCGGCGAGCTTTCCCCGATCATAGGCTTGCCAGCCAGCGCGCGTGTGCGCGACATGTGTGTCGACGAAGAAGGTGTGCTCCGCATTGCCGGTCGGATGACCGTGGGTGAAGAGGGCTTGTTTTTCGTCGACTTGCGCGGGCGGTGGGCAGACCCGGTTGCAATCCTCATCGACGGTACCGCGCCAGACCGCGTAGCCGGTCGCTGGCTCATGGAGCGGAACACTGGCCGGCTCTGGCGCGAAGCCGGTGCTGGTCTCGCTGATCTCGCCGTGCGGAGCTACGCGGACCATATCTTCCGGCCCGATCCGGAGTACGCCAATCCCCTCAGGCTCGAAGAACAGGATCCGGTCGAATTGGTCGGGACAGAGCGCATTTTCGACTGCGCCGCCCGGGCCGACGGGACGCTGGCCGTGTTGGTCGTCGGGTCGGGACCCAGCAAGAAAAGCATGATCGAGTTCATCCCCTTGCGGGGGGAAAGGCTAAGGCTCGATGTACAACTGTCAGGCTTCGCTTCCTCTATCGGCTGGATCGATCAAGACAGGATCGCCCTGACATATCCCGGTTCCCGACGCGTCGTCGTGGTCGAGGTCAGTGAGGGCGAGAACCCCGCGCTCTCGGTCGAGCCCAACCGTACGCCTTTAATACAGCCGGGATCGGCCCGGATCTGTCGCGGTACGGTTACACCGGCCCATGTCGTTCACTTTGCCGAGGGCGAAGATCGCCCGCTGGCCCATCCGCGGGCGTTGCAGGCACTTTCAATGCCGAGCTATCGCAACGAAGGTACGGCCATTGCCAGCGCCACTATCCGTGCCGAACAATCCGCCACGGTCTGGCACCGCCTGGTGTTCGAAGGCGAATTGCCAGCTGGCACCGGTATCGCCATCGACCTGCAAGTCGCCAACCGGGAAGAGGATCTCGATGCAGCGGCTTCGCACACGCATTATGCCGGCGAGATCGCTATCCCGCCGGGCGCCCCCCGGCTGGCCTGGCTCGACCTGGCGAGCGAAATCCCGCTCCATCCGGGCATGATCCATGGAGCCCGCGAAAAGAACCGGGCCGGCTGTTTCTCCGGGCTTGTCCAGAATGGCGAAACGGCTTCTCGCGAAGTCAAAGGTCGCTTCGCCCGCATAACCGTACGCTTGTTCGGCACTGGCCAGGCGAGCCCCGCCATTGCTGCCATCCGGCTCTATGCAAGCCGCTTCTCGCTGGTGAGCAACTACCTGCCAACTGTGTTCAAGCCGCCGATCGACCCGGCCGAACGCGCTACTCCCGGCGACGCTCACCCACTGGACTTCCTCGACCGCTACACTGCCAATTTCGAACGCGCCCTGACCACCATGGAAGATCGCGTCGCAGCGGCTCCTGCACTGACGGACCCAATGGCAGCTCCGAGCGAAGCGCTCGACTGGCTCGCTGGCTGGATCGGGCTGGTTATGAAAAGCGGACTCGGCGAACGCCAGCGGCGGGTGATGATCGCCAACGGCATGCGCCTTCATCGCCGCCGCGGGACCCTGCCCGGTCTCAACCTGGCCCTGGATATCGCGACCGAAGGACAGGTCGGCAGCGGCGGAATTGTCGCCATCGAGGATTTCCGCCTGCGCCGAGTGTTGGCGACAATTCTCGGGGCTGACCTGGGCACGGCATACGATCCGCTGCTGGCCGGGCCCGTCGAAAGCGGGAATTCCTTTGTCGGCAATACCCTGCACCTCGCCGATGCGGAGGAGATCAAGGAGGGGCAGGCCATGCTCTCGGCTGAGCAACAGGTCGAGATTGCCGCGCTCTACAGGGCTCCGACCGATCCAGACAAGCTCGACGAAGTGCGTGATTTCTTTGCCCAGCTGGCCTGGCGCCTGACTGTGCTGGTCCACCATGAAGTGGATGAGGCACAGCTGGGGCTGATCCGTGAAATCGCCGCACAGATGACACCGGCGCATGTCCAGCTGCGAGTCGAGAGAGCATCCAAGCCACTGATATTAGGGTTATATTCGCTGCTCGGGGTCGACAGCTACCTGCGTCCACGGCCAGGCACCTCTCCGATCATTGTCGATCATTCGAAACTCGGCGTGACCGACCAGATCCTGGCCCTGCCCTCGCTCGACCCTGCCGCCGATTATGGAGGACCGCAATCATGA
- a CDS encoding putative baseplate assembly protein yields the protein MPIPFYNLHDQTAEQLADEMIRQIPAHTPEWRNPAPGDPGRALIDLFAWMGDKLLYRINLLPERQRLMFLRLLDMPMRPATPARGLLQLRHATPKDTAIAEVPARTLVKGPVEFETVDAGYVLPVSGAVYVKRLPTTEESSTVEGIQQSLQAVYDLQSSAPYVTTPLFANGKAKPEGFDIARDTLDQSLWVALLAPEPPEDKAAFRDRVFTRNGNQPLLLNIGFAPQAEVPLEAQSIDAPKPRAENWVWQMPTKQVRPDGLPAYTTLAPPIANSTRGFTQSGVLRMVLPDAGDIGLPENDPDIDVLAGVGDRPPRIDDEAIAARLVGWIRMAPRERAETLNLSWLGINSVEIIQQRSLRNIVLGATTSGSDQVMQLPAQQVDADSFVLDVQRADGAYETWTRTDYLGGHARHDQVYQLDAEAGLVRFGNGVTGKVPPRGAKVRATQLRHGGGRVGNLPAQSIDAISHPRLSAGQPTPTVGGEDAETLAQAETRLPGFLRHGDRAVTEKDYKDLAPLTPGVDIARVEVLPRFKPYQRLSNVAGAVSVMVVPRPKHLNAATPRPDRAMLQAVQDYLDPRRLIGTELHVIGPEYKPVSVSAAIKVRDGAEPDKVLAAIEESLRLFLAPVEPGGREGTGWALGRTITNLELEVIIARLDGIEAVYGVNLFERSSDGTSWVLLPQEGSGLQSVALERWMLPDLAEVVLSQDPNGPAGSVESIGGGGWGGQGTPIPVVPEVC from the coding sequence ATGCCGATACCCTTCTACAATTTGCATGATCAGACCGCCGAGCAGCTGGCCGACGAAATGATCCGGCAGATTCCGGCGCATACCCCGGAATGGCGCAACCCCGCTCCGGGAGATCCCGGGCGCGCGCTGATCGACCTGTTCGCATGGATGGGCGACAAGCTGCTCTACCGCATCAACCTGTTGCCTGAACGGCAGCGGCTGATGTTCCTGCGCCTGCTCGACATGCCGATGCGGCCGGCGACCCCGGCGCGCGGGCTGCTGCAATTGCGGCACGCGACGCCCAAGGACACCGCCATCGCCGAGGTCCCGGCACGCACGCTCGTAAAAGGGCCGGTCGAGTTCGAAACCGTAGACGCGGGCTATGTCCTGCCGGTTAGCGGCGCTGTCTACGTCAAGCGTCTGCCCACCACTGAGGAATCGAGCACGGTAGAAGGCATCCAGCAGTCGTTGCAGGCGGTCTATGACCTGCAAAGCTCCGCGCCCTATGTCACGACACCGCTGTTCGCCAATGGCAAGGCCAAGCCCGAAGGCTTCGACATCGCCCGCGACACGCTCGATCAGAGCCTGTGGGTCGCCTTGCTGGCTCCCGAGCCACCGGAGGACAAGGCGGCGTTCCGTGACCGGGTCTTCACCCGCAACGGCAACCAACCGCTATTGCTCAACATCGGCTTCGCTCCGCAGGCCGAGGTGCCACTGGAAGCGCAGTCGATCGATGCACCCAAGCCGCGGGCGGAGAACTGGGTCTGGCAAATGCCGACCAAACAGGTGCGGCCCGATGGCCTCCCTGCGTACACCACGCTAGCCCCGCCGATTGCCAATTCGACGCGTGGGTTCACACAATCGGGCGTGTTGCGCATGGTGCTGCCCGATGCCGGCGACATCGGCTTGCCCGAGAACGATCCTGATATCGATGTCCTCGCCGGAGTTGGCGACCGGCCACCGCGGATTGATGACGAAGCCATTGCGGCGCGGTTGGTCGGCTGGATCCGCATGGCCCCGCGCGAACGCGCCGAGACACTCAACCTGTCGTGGCTGGGCATCAACAGCGTCGAGATCATACAGCAGCGCTCGCTGCGCAATATCGTGCTGGGGGCAACCACCAGCGGCTCGGACCAGGTGATGCAATTGCCCGCGCAGCAGGTCGATGCCGACAGTTTCGTACTCGATGTCCAGCGGGCTGACGGAGCCTACGAGACATGGACACGGACCGACTATCTCGGGGGGCATGCTCGGCACGACCAGGTCTACCAGCTCGATGCCGAGGCAGGGCTGGTCCGGTTCGGCAACGGCGTCACCGGCAAGGTACCGCCACGCGGTGCCAAGGTTCGGGCCACGCAGCTGCGCCACGGCGGTGGGCGCGTAGGCAACCTGCCCGCACAATCGATCGATGCGATCAGCCACCCGCGTCTCAGCGCCGGACAACCAACCCCGACAGTTGGCGGTGAGGACGCTGAAACACTTGCGCAGGCGGAAACCCGCCTTCCGGGATTCCTGCGCCATGGCGACCGGGCGGTGACAGAGAAGGACTACAAGGACCTCGCACCACTAACGCCCGGCGTCGATATCGCCCGGGTCGAAGTGTTGCCCCGGTTCAAGCCTTATCAACGCCTGTCGAACGTCGCTGGTGCGGTTTCCGTGATGGTCGTTCCTCGGCCCAAGCACCTCAATGCTGCTACCCCGAGGCCCGACCGCGCTATGCTGCAGGCGGTGCAGGACTATCTCGATCCGCGCCGCCTGATCGGGACCGAGCTGCATGTGATCGGCCCGGAATACAAACCCGTCTCTGTCAGTGCCGCAATCAAGGTCCGGGATGGTGCGGAGCCTGACAAGGTTCTGGCAGCGATTGAGGAATCCTTGCGACTGTTCCTGGCCCCTGTGGAACCCGGTGGGCGCGAAGGCACCGGCTGGGCTTTGGGACGGACGATCACGAACCTTGAGCTCGAAGTCATCATTGCGCGGCTGGACGGGATCGAAGCCGTCTATGGCGTGAACCTGTTCGAACGCTCTTCCGACGGGACTTCGTGGGTCTTGCTTCCTCAGGAAGGCAGCGGGCTGCAGTCGGTGGCGCTGGAACGCTGGATGCTGCCAGACCTGGCCGAAGTCGTTCTGTCGCAGGACCCCAACGGCCCCGCCGGCTCGGTTGAAAGCATTGGCGGTGGCGGCTGGGGCGGCCAGGGAACCCCCATCCCCGTCGTGCCGGAGGTCTGCTGA
- a CDS encoding GPW/gp25 family protein, whose protein sequence is MSAKPLLAPRPSHLPRLQLGWPLSPTPIAGSLLYPDLDRSIRDQIKVILLTQPGEMLLQPSFGAGLEVMLHQPNTLGSRRRIRDLVQKSVDRWERRIMLDAVDVWEIEGRPDAVRVELAYRIKRTGTAHQFHFDFALGS, encoded by the coding sequence ATGAGCGCCAAGCCCCTCCTCGCCCCACGCCCCTCGCATCTTCCCCGGCTCCAGTTGGGTTGGCCGCTGTCGCCCACGCCTATCGCAGGCAGTTTGCTCTATCCCGATCTCGACCGCTCGATCCGCGACCAGATCAAGGTGATCCTGCTTACCCAGCCCGGCGAGATGCTGCTCCAGCCGAGCTTCGGTGCCGGGCTCGAGGTCATGCTGCATCAGCCCAACACCCTGGGGTCGCGGCGTCGCATCCGCGACCTGGTGCAGAAGTCGGTCGACCGTTGGGAGCGCCGGATCATGCTCGACGCGGTCGATGTGTGGGAGATCGAAGGCCGGCCCGACGCCGTGCGGGTCGAGCTCGCCTATCGCATCAAGCGCACAGGCACCGCGCATCAATTCCATTTCGATTTTGCCTTGGGAAGCTGA
- a CDS encoding phage baseplate assembly protein V yields MTVHTPLASTIAGMSLAYGEVINVDDPQGVYRVQVKLHGFDGPENQDSSIWARVIAPFAGNGHGAVMLPDVGHQVVVGFVAGDRNYPIVLGALYTGEATPAEEPVDGGAVKRWALTGSGGTQILMDESGGSEITMETAGGVKVVVTDAGTKVEVTNGSGSMIIEPSGVSVQTGAKVTIDASTIEVNSGMVTVNAGLSKFSGVVQCDTMIATTVVASTYTPGAGNIW; encoded by the coding sequence ATGACCGTCCACACCCCTCTTGCCAGCACCATTGCCGGTATGTCGCTTGCCTATGGCGAAGTGATCAATGTCGACGATCCACAGGGCGTCTATCGCGTCCAGGTCAAGCTCCACGGCTTTGACGGGCCGGAAAACCAGGACTCGTCAATCTGGGCCAGGGTGATCGCACCATTTGCCGGCAATGGACACGGCGCGGTGATGTTGCCCGATGTCGGGCATCAGGTGGTGGTTGGTTTCGTTGCCGGTGACCGGAATTACCCGATCGTGCTGGGCGCACTCTACACCGGCGAGGCCACACCGGCCGAGGAGCCCGTCGATGGCGGCGCGGTCAAGCGGTGGGCGCTGACCGGCAGCGGCGGCACGCAAATCCTGATGGACGAAAGCGGTGGTTCGGAAATCACCATGGAGACCGCCGGTGGCGTCAAGGTCGTGGTGACCGATGCCGGGACCAAGGTCGAAGTTACCAATGGCTCGGGCTCGATGATCATCGAACCATCTGGCGTCAGCGTCCAGACCGGAGCCAAGGTCACCATCGATGCCAGCACGATCGAAGTGAATTCCGGCATGGTGACAGTCAACGCCGGGCTCTCCAAGTTCTCCGGCGTCGTCCAGTGCGACACCATGATCGCGACCACAGTCGTCGCCAGCACCTACACACCGGGGGCGGGCAACATATGGTAG